A stretch of Henckelia pumila isolate YLH828 chromosome 4, ASM3356847v2, whole genome shotgun sequence DNA encodes these proteins:
- the LOC140866890 gene encoding homeobox-DDT domain protein RLT3 isoform X2, giving the protein MVNKRPISSRKDSAECGNGFTCDGNDSKKRKSRKHDRQRLFMTENDYRTRLQEVLYSPEHILMKIFRKDGPTLGAQFDSLPSIAFLPDCRKPHHEENGRLTHRKRKASMHAMLDYQLCCENSSLGHRHGAGKGPMAANGVLTKKHGMGKGFMSENNAPGKKHGKGKSLMTVWRVTNPDDTDFPYGVDFSESTIQKKKKRLQRQQAIVRKLASKEQTRRKTSLRGRKVECQKVQKQKQPCKEKCDLALEDVKCLESTEHFAVLLDDEELELQELQAGPNPLSCSAHFPTNGSRGCSLCKDLLAKFPPRSVTMKQPLFIQPWASSPELMSKLFKVFQFLCTYACTISMYSFTLEEFAHAFHDKDSLLLGQVHLALLKLLLKDVDRELGRGFLSHASKNCKFLRLLHSLEHHTSVLELWQNSLNLLTWAEILRQVLVAAGFGPKLSMEPKEASDKEVNLMEKYSLSPGTLKGELFNILLNQGNGGMMVSELAQSSSIVELSLADTLNDLENLITLTLSGDMTLFEKISSSGYRLRINAAAKECEDCPSGSEDFGSVDDISEVSIGQDNENDYEHGSRDSSPFELGQNVYRNRSEMLIMYNEIDESYPGEVWLLGLMEGEYSDLNIDEKLSALSALIDLLSGGSTVRMEDPLASITECSQNINIYGSGAKIKRSTTKQCNLPLIGSCGQTLGNLGTGTSEQPTDSLVTMSKISDEEKCENMKTIAEEFEIDDYIHPMQSIFLGSDRRYNRYWVFLGPCDETDPGHRRIYFESSEDGHWEVIDTRESLCTLMSTLNRRGAREAQLLASLEKREAFLFPEMSNTHNDVENGKLVPFDQSEINTSRESSSSPVSDVDNHLNLNEISNNPSSTGTALVEDGLQGGQTQISGHSLAFDVYLWKSFYHKLKTVKNTKKAYLDSLRRCDQCHDLYWRDEKHCRICHTTFELDFDLEERYAIHYAVCQANSDASKCRRPRVLSSRLQALKAAIYAIELIVPEDALFGSWKRSAHNLWVNRLRRASTLAEFLQPRLLIFRLFNRATYIFSSCVMDSEIGFIGCLSYGEL; this is encoded by the exons ATTGCCGAAAGCCTCATCATGAAGAGAATGGGCGTTTAACCCATAGGAAAAGAAAG gCTTCAATGCATGCCATGTTAGACTACCAACTTTGTTGTGAGAACAGTTCACTTGGGCATAGGCATGGTGCTGGAAAGGGTCCGATGGCTGCAAATGGTGTTTTAACTAAGAAACATGGCATGGGCAAAGGTTTCATGTCTGAAAACAATGCTCCTGGGAAGAAACATGGCAAAGGGAAAAGTTTAATGACCGTTTGGCGAGTGACAAATCCCGATGATACAGATTTTCCATATGGTGTTGATTTCAGTGAGAGCACcattcaaaaaaagaaaaaaagattgcAACGACAACAGGCTATCGTG AGAAAATTAGCTAGCAAAGAACAGACTAGGAGGAAGACTTCCCTGAGAGGTAGAAAG GTGGAATGCCAGAAAGTCCAAAAACAGAAACAGCCTTGTAAAGAAAAATGTGATCTTGCTCTCGAAGATGTGAAATGTCTAGAAAGTACTGAACATTTTGCAGTGCTACTTGATGACGAAGAACTGGAGCTTCAAGAATTGCAGGCTGGACCAAATCCCTTATCCTGTTCTGCACACTTTCCGACCAATGGATCACGTGGTTGTTCACTTTGCAAAG ATTTGCTTGCCAAGTTTCCTCCAAGATCCGTGACAATGAAGCAGCCCTTATTTATACAACCTTGGGCATCCTCACCAGAGCTTATGAGTAAACTTTTTAAG GTTTTCCAGTTTCTTTGTACGTATGCTTGCACAATCAGCATGTACTCATTCACATTAGAGGAGTTTGCACATGCCTTTCATGATAAG GATTCCTTGTTACTTGGGCAAGTACATTTGGCCCTTCTGAAGCTACTTTTGAAAGATGTTGATAGGGAGCTTGGTAGAGGATTTCTTTCTCATGCCAGCAAAAATTGCAAGTTTTTGCGGTTACTCCACTCG CTTGAACATCACACATCTGTTCTAGAGTTGTGGCAGAATTCATTAAACCTCCTTACATGGGCGGAAATACTTCGTCAGGTATTGGTTGCTGCTGGTTTTGGTCCGAAGCTCAGCATGGAACCTAAGGAAGCGAGCGACAAG GAAGTTAATCTAATGGAAAAGTACAGCTTAAGTCCCGGTACATTGAAGGGAGAACTATTCAATATCTTGTTGAACCAAGGAAACGGTGGGATGATGGTCTCAGAGTTGGCACAATCTTCATCT ATTGTTGAGTTGAGCCTTGCGGATACATTAAACGATTTGGAAAACTTAATCACCTTAACTCTGTCGGGTGACATGACATTGTTTGAAAAGATTTCCTCGTCTGGATATCGTTTGCGGATCAATGCTGCTGCGaaagaatgtgaagattgccCATCTGGTTCTGAAGACTTTGGGAGCGTagatgatatttctgaagtCAGTATTGGACAAGACAATGAGAATGATTATGAGCATGGTTCTAGGGATTCCAGTCCATTTGAACTTGGGCAAAATGTTTATAGAAATCGATCTGAAATGTTGATAATGTACAATGAAATTGATGAGAGCTATCCAGGAGAAGTGTGGTTGTTAGGACTCATGGAGGGTGAATATTCAGATTTAAACATTGACGAGAAGCTTAGTGCCTTATCCGCATTGATTGATCTACTTAGTGGTGGATCCACTGTCAGGATGGAG GATCCTCTGGCATCCATCACAGAATGTTCtcaaaatatcaatatttatgGTTCTGGAGCAAAAATAAAGAGATCAACCACGAAGCAATGTAATTTGCCACTAATAGGAAGTTGTGGGCAAACACTTGGTAACCTTGGTACTGGTACATCAGAGCAACCTACTGATTCTTTGGTTACCATGTCAAAAATTAGTGATGAAGAAAAGTGTGAAAACATGAAAACGATTGCGGAGGAATTCGAAATAGATGACTATATACATCCTATGCAGTCTATCTTTCTCGGTTCTGATCGTAGGTACAATAGATACTGGGTGTTCTTGGGGCCTTGTGATGAAACAGATCCTGGACACAGGAGGATTTACTTTGAATCTTCTGAGGATGGCCACTGGGAGGTGATTGATACGCGAGAG TCTCTGTGCACTTTGATGTCGACTTTGAACCGTAGAGGTGCCAGGGAGGCCCAGCTTCTGGCATCTTTGGAGAAACGAGAAGCATTTCTTTTCCCAGAAATGTCTAATACGCATAATGATGTTGAAAACGGGAAGCTTGTCCCATTTGATCAATCTGAAATTAATACTTCCAGGGAGTCTAGTTCCTCACCAGTGTCTGACGTAGACAACCATTTAAACTTGAATGAAATCTCAAACAATCCTTCTTCTACTGGCACAGCACTAGTTGAAGATGGGTTGCAAGGGGGACAGACTCAGATATCAGGTCATTCATTAGCTTTTGATGTATATCTGTGGAAGTCATTTTACCATAAACTCAAAACTGTTAAAAATACGAAGAAGGCATATCTTGATTCACTCAGAAGATGTGATCAATGCCATGACTTATACTGGCGAGATGAAAAGCATTGTAGAATTTGCCATACAACATTTGAGCTTGATTTTGATCTAGAAGAGAGATATGCAATCCATTATGCAGTATGCCAAGCCAATAGTGATGCTAGTAAATGCCGACGACCAAGGGTTCTATCTTCCCGATTGCAGGCGCTCAAAGCTGCAATCTATGCAATTGAG TTAATTGTACCTGAAGATGCCTTGTTTGGCTCTTGGAAGAGATCTGCTCACAATCTTTGGGTCAATAGGTTACGACGAGCCTCAACTTTAGCTGAATTTTTGCAG CCAAGACTACTTATTTTCAGACTTTTCAACCGTGCCACATACATATTCAGCAGTTGCGTTATGGATAGTGAAATTGGATTTATTGGTTGCCTCTCATATGGAGAGCtgtaa
- the LOC140866890 gene encoding homeobox-DDT domain protein RLT3 isoform X1 — translation MVNKRPISSRKDSAECGNGFTCDGNDSKKRKSRKHDRQRLFMTENDYRTRLQEVLYSPEHILMKIFRKDGPTLGAQFDSLPSIAFLPDCRKPHHEENGRLTHRKRKASMHAMLDYQLCCENSSLGHRHGAGKGPMAANGVLTKKHGMGKGFMSENNAPGKKHGKGKSLMTVWRVTNPDDTDFPYGVDFSESTIQKKKKRLQRQQAIVRKLASKEQTRRKTSLRGRKVECQKVQKQKQPCKEKCDLALEDVKCLESTEHFAVLLDDEELELQELQAGPNPLSCSAHFPTNGSRGCSLCKDLLAKFPPRSVTMKQPLFIQPWASSPELMSKLFKVFQFLCTYACTISMYSFTLEEFAHAFHDKDSLLLGQVHLALLKLLLKDVDRELGRGFLSHASKNCKFLRLLHSLEHHTSVLELWQNSLNLLTWAEILRQVLVAAGFGPKLSMEPKEASDKEVNLMEKYSLSPGTLKGELFNILLNQGNGGMMVSELAQSSSIVELSLADTLNDLENLITLTLSGDMTLFEKISSSGYRLRINAAAKECEDCPSGSEDFGSVDDISEVSIGQDNENDYEHGSRDSSPFELGQNVYRNRSEMLIMYNEIDESYPGEVWLLGLMEGEYSDLNIDEKLSALSALIDLLSGGSTVRMEDPLASITECSQNINIYGSGAKIKRSTTKQCNLPLIGSCGQTLGNLGTGTSEQPTDSLVTMSKISDEEKCENMKTIAEEFEIDDYIHPMQSIFLGSDRRYNRYWVFLGPCDETDPGHRRIYFESSEDGHWEVIDTRESLCTLMSTLNRRGAREAQLLASLEKREAFLFPEMSNTHNDVENGKLVPFDQSEINTSRESSSSPVSDVDNHLNLNEISNNPSSTGTALVEDGLQGGQTQISGHSLAFDVYLWKSFYHKLKTVKNTKKAYLDSLRRCDQCHDLYWRDEKHCRICHTTFELDFDLEERYAIHYAVCQANSDASKCRRPRVLSSRLQALKAAIYAIELIVPEDALFGSWKRSAHNLWVNRLRRASTLAEFLQVLADFVAAIKEDWFYQNSNTSGSYCSQDYLFSDFSTVPHTYSAVALWIVKLDLLVASHMESCKYQNKSKSCRLT, via the exons ATTGCCGAAAGCCTCATCATGAAGAGAATGGGCGTTTAACCCATAGGAAAAGAAAG gCTTCAATGCATGCCATGTTAGACTACCAACTTTGTTGTGAGAACAGTTCACTTGGGCATAGGCATGGTGCTGGAAAGGGTCCGATGGCTGCAAATGGTGTTTTAACTAAGAAACATGGCATGGGCAAAGGTTTCATGTCTGAAAACAATGCTCCTGGGAAGAAACATGGCAAAGGGAAAAGTTTAATGACCGTTTGGCGAGTGACAAATCCCGATGATACAGATTTTCCATATGGTGTTGATTTCAGTGAGAGCACcattcaaaaaaagaaaaaaagattgcAACGACAACAGGCTATCGTG AGAAAATTAGCTAGCAAAGAACAGACTAGGAGGAAGACTTCCCTGAGAGGTAGAAAG GTGGAATGCCAGAAAGTCCAAAAACAGAAACAGCCTTGTAAAGAAAAATGTGATCTTGCTCTCGAAGATGTGAAATGTCTAGAAAGTACTGAACATTTTGCAGTGCTACTTGATGACGAAGAACTGGAGCTTCAAGAATTGCAGGCTGGACCAAATCCCTTATCCTGTTCTGCACACTTTCCGACCAATGGATCACGTGGTTGTTCACTTTGCAAAG ATTTGCTTGCCAAGTTTCCTCCAAGATCCGTGACAATGAAGCAGCCCTTATTTATACAACCTTGGGCATCCTCACCAGAGCTTATGAGTAAACTTTTTAAG GTTTTCCAGTTTCTTTGTACGTATGCTTGCACAATCAGCATGTACTCATTCACATTAGAGGAGTTTGCACATGCCTTTCATGATAAG GATTCCTTGTTACTTGGGCAAGTACATTTGGCCCTTCTGAAGCTACTTTTGAAAGATGTTGATAGGGAGCTTGGTAGAGGATTTCTTTCTCATGCCAGCAAAAATTGCAAGTTTTTGCGGTTACTCCACTCG CTTGAACATCACACATCTGTTCTAGAGTTGTGGCAGAATTCATTAAACCTCCTTACATGGGCGGAAATACTTCGTCAGGTATTGGTTGCTGCTGGTTTTGGTCCGAAGCTCAGCATGGAACCTAAGGAAGCGAGCGACAAG GAAGTTAATCTAATGGAAAAGTACAGCTTAAGTCCCGGTACATTGAAGGGAGAACTATTCAATATCTTGTTGAACCAAGGAAACGGTGGGATGATGGTCTCAGAGTTGGCACAATCTTCATCT ATTGTTGAGTTGAGCCTTGCGGATACATTAAACGATTTGGAAAACTTAATCACCTTAACTCTGTCGGGTGACATGACATTGTTTGAAAAGATTTCCTCGTCTGGATATCGTTTGCGGATCAATGCTGCTGCGaaagaatgtgaagattgccCATCTGGTTCTGAAGACTTTGGGAGCGTagatgatatttctgaagtCAGTATTGGACAAGACAATGAGAATGATTATGAGCATGGTTCTAGGGATTCCAGTCCATTTGAACTTGGGCAAAATGTTTATAGAAATCGATCTGAAATGTTGATAATGTACAATGAAATTGATGAGAGCTATCCAGGAGAAGTGTGGTTGTTAGGACTCATGGAGGGTGAATATTCAGATTTAAACATTGACGAGAAGCTTAGTGCCTTATCCGCATTGATTGATCTACTTAGTGGTGGATCCACTGTCAGGATGGAG GATCCTCTGGCATCCATCACAGAATGTTCtcaaaatatcaatatttatgGTTCTGGAGCAAAAATAAAGAGATCAACCACGAAGCAATGTAATTTGCCACTAATAGGAAGTTGTGGGCAAACACTTGGTAACCTTGGTACTGGTACATCAGAGCAACCTACTGATTCTTTGGTTACCATGTCAAAAATTAGTGATGAAGAAAAGTGTGAAAACATGAAAACGATTGCGGAGGAATTCGAAATAGATGACTATATACATCCTATGCAGTCTATCTTTCTCGGTTCTGATCGTAGGTACAATAGATACTGGGTGTTCTTGGGGCCTTGTGATGAAACAGATCCTGGACACAGGAGGATTTACTTTGAATCTTCTGAGGATGGCCACTGGGAGGTGATTGATACGCGAGAG TCTCTGTGCACTTTGATGTCGACTTTGAACCGTAGAGGTGCCAGGGAGGCCCAGCTTCTGGCATCTTTGGAGAAACGAGAAGCATTTCTTTTCCCAGAAATGTCTAATACGCATAATGATGTTGAAAACGGGAAGCTTGTCCCATTTGATCAATCTGAAATTAATACTTCCAGGGAGTCTAGTTCCTCACCAGTGTCTGACGTAGACAACCATTTAAACTTGAATGAAATCTCAAACAATCCTTCTTCTACTGGCACAGCACTAGTTGAAGATGGGTTGCAAGGGGGACAGACTCAGATATCAGGTCATTCATTAGCTTTTGATGTATATCTGTGGAAGTCATTTTACCATAAACTCAAAACTGTTAAAAATACGAAGAAGGCATATCTTGATTCACTCAGAAGATGTGATCAATGCCATGACTTATACTGGCGAGATGAAAAGCATTGTAGAATTTGCCATACAACATTTGAGCTTGATTTTGATCTAGAAGAGAGATATGCAATCCATTATGCAGTATGCCAAGCCAATAGTGATGCTAGTAAATGCCGACGACCAAGGGTTCTATCTTCCCGATTGCAGGCGCTCAAAGCTGCAATCTATGCAATTGAG TTAATTGTACCTGAAGATGCCTTGTTTGGCTCTTGGAAGAGATCTGCTCACAATCTTTGGGTCAATAGGTTACGACGAGCCTCAACTTTAGCTGAATTTTTGCAG GTTCTAGCTGATTTTGTTGCTGCTATCAAAGAAGATTGGTTTTATCAAAATAGTAATACTTCTGGTTCATATTGCAGCCAAGACTACTTATTTTCAGACTTTTCAACCGTGCCACATACATATTCAGCAGTTGCGTTATGGATAGTGAAATTGGATTTATTGGTTGCCTCTCATATGGAGAGCtgtaaatatcaaaataaatctAAAAGCTGCAGGTTGACTTGA